One region of Bacterioplanoides sp. SCSIO 12839 genomic DNA includes:
- the hemL gene encoding glutamate-1-semialdehyde 2,1-aminomutase, producing MSYSISQSEQLFAQAQKHIPGGVNSPVRAFKGVGGTPIFFDHAKGAYVHDADGNQYIDYVGSWGPMILGHSAPEIIEAVQAQMVNGLSFGAPTGIETTMAGEVCKLIPSMDMVRMVNSGTEATMSAIRLARGFTGRDKLVKFEGCYHGHADSLLVKAGSGMLTLGVPTSPGVPQAVAENTVTLNYNDLDSVKECFAQIGDQVACVIIEPVAGNMNCIPPSKSFLQGLRELCDVHGIVLIFDEVMSGFRVSLGGAQQWYGITPDMTCLGKVIGGGLPVGAFGGKREIMEYLAPLGPVYQAGTLSGNPLAMAAGLAMLKAIQKPGFYEQLEARVKQMLEGFKAAADKHGIPFTTNSAGSMFGLFFTELNEVTCFKDVAEQCDGERFNQFFHGMLEQGVYLAPSSFEAGFMSIAHSEQDIEATIAAAEKVMANLKG from the coding sequence ATGTCTTACTCCATCTCACAATCCGAACAACTGTTTGCCCAAGCTCAGAAACACATCCCGGGTGGAGTGAATTCTCCGGTACGTGCCTTTAAAGGTGTCGGCGGCACACCCATCTTCTTCGATCACGCCAAAGGCGCTTATGTTCACGATGCTGATGGCAACCAATACATCGACTACGTTGGCTCCTGGGGGCCAATGATTCTGGGCCATAGCGCACCGGAAATCATCGAAGCGGTACAAGCACAAATGGTCAACGGTCTGAGCTTTGGTGCACCCACCGGCATTGAAACCACCATGGCGGGCGAAGTATGCAAACTGATTCCATCCATGGACATGGTTCGTATGGTGAACTCCGGCACCGAAGCCACCATGAGTGCGATTCGTTTAGCACGTGGTTTTACCGGCCGCGATAAGCTGGTGAAATTCGAAGGCTGTTACCACGGCCACGCCGACTCTTTGTTAGTAAAAGCCGGCTCCGGCATGTTAACACTGGGCGTACCGACATCTCCGGGCGTTCCACAAGCCGTCGCGGAAAACACCGTAACCCTGAACTACAACGACCTGGATTCCGTTAAAGAGTGCTTCGCTCAAATCGGCGATCAGGTGGCTTGTGTCATCATCGAGCCGGTAGCGGGCAACATGAACTGCATTCCACCGAGCAAATCCTTCCTGCAAGGTCTGCGCGAACTGTGTGATGTGCACGGTATTGTGCTGATTTTTGATGAAGTGATGAGCGGCTTCCGTGTGTCTCTGGGTGGCGCACAACAATGGTATGGCATCACGCCAGATATGACCTGCTTGGGTAAAGTCATTGGTGGTGGCCTGCCGGTCGGTGCCTTTGGTGGTAAGCGTGAAATCATGGAATACCTGGCGCCACTTGGTCCGGTATATCAGGCGGGTACCCTGTCTGGTAACCCACTCGCCATGGCCGCTGGTTTAGCGATGTTAAAAGCCATTCAGAAGCCAGGCTTCTACGAGCAGCTGGAAGCACGCGTTAAACAAATGCTGGAAGGCTTCAAAGCAGCAGCGGATAAACACGGCATTCCGTTCACCACTAATTCAGCCGGTTCGATGTTTGGTTTGTTCTTCACCGAGCTGAACGAAGTGACCTGTTTTAAAGACGTGGCTGAACAGTGTGACGGTGAACGCTTCAACCAATTCTTCCACGGCATGCTGGAGCAAGGTGTGTATCTGGCACCAAGCTCTTTCGAAGCGGGCTTTATGTCGATTGCTCACAGCGAACAAGACATCGAAGCCACCATCGCTGCGGCAGAAAAAGTGATGGCTAACCTGAAAGGCTAA
- the hemJ gene encoding protoporphyrinogen oxidase HemJ: MLWVKAFHIIAVVTWFAAIFYLPRLFVYHASADDQPSQERFKIMERKLYRGIMTPSMVVVIALGAWLLSFNPSYYFSSGWMHAKLTAVVLLVAYHFYCGHLVKVFRDDANQRSHVFYRWFNEAPVFLLIFIVIMVVVRPF; the protein is encoded by the coding sequence ATGTTGTGGGTGAAAGCCTTTCATATCATTGCGGTGGTGACCTGGTTTGCCGCTATTTTTTATTTACCACGTTTGTTTGTGTATCACGCCAGTGCCGATGACCAACCATCGCAAGAGCGCTTTAAAATAATGGAACGCAAACTGTATCGCGGCATTATGACGCCCTCGATGGTGGTGGTGATTGCATTAGGTGCCTGGCTGCTGAGTTTTAATCCATCGTATTATTTTTCCAGTGGCTGGATGCACGCCAAACTCACGGCGGTGGTGTTATTAGTGGCTTACCATTTTTATTGTGGCCATCTGGTGAAAGTATTCCGCGATGATGCCAACCAACGCTCTCATGTGTTTTATCGCTGGTTTAATGAAGCGCCGGTCTTTTTGCTGATCTTTATTGTCATCATGGTGGTCGTGCGACCGTTTTAA
- a CDS encoding chloride channel protein has translation MTSLKQRLHQRLQEHWLTHVTLSNNQIGLALLALLVGLASAGVITLFRFAIEIPLVEFLPMANEEDYEALAPFLRVALLLAGGALLIAIFHPLSKELRSLGVGHVLLRMERHQGYMPLPNLLLQWVAAAIALVSGHSVGREGPAVHLGAGTASQIGQHFHLAHHRLRILAGCGVASAISASFNTPMAGVIFAMEVVLLEYSIRGFIPIILASVTGAIVSEAVFGAETAFVIPAFDMKSLLEIPYILALGLMAGLTATAFIYSVKLFQKINHLPLWIKWGGLTSTTAIASLWLPQLLGIGYDTVNDALAGKVVVLTLFALMVGKLLLAAWAAATGFPGGLIGPSLFVGAALGGILGQLSAWWLPEYPVSVGFYAMLGMCAMMGATLRAPLAALVAMLELTANHNIIMPGMLAIVIASLVVSEIFNLPSVFQVLLSKNPLMQTPSPVQQMLRNTWVAQAMTRNIVCVNRHISHDSAALILQDKPEWLIIEDEKALLSTADLARAMADSPQELDLIAIPADREELGHIALKANLQDALDLMQGSQLQWLAVYRDNNFQHCVGVVSREQIEHFYRYQPENV, from the coding sequence GTGACATCCCTCAAACAGCGGCTGCATCAACGTTTACAAGAACATTGGCTGACCCATGTCACCCTGTCGAACAACCAAATTGGTCTGGCGTTATTGGCCTTACTGGTTGGCCTCGCCAGTGCCGGGGTGATCACCCTGTTCCGCTTTGCCATCGAAATCCCACTGGTTGAATTTCTGCCGATGGCCAACGAAGAAGATTACGAAGCACTGGCGCCTTTTCTCCGAGTGGCTCTGCTGCTGGCTGGCGGCGCTCTGCTGATTGCAATTTTTCATCCGCTATCAAAAGAGCTACGGTCTTTGGGTGTTGGTCATGTATTGCTGCGAATGGAGCGCCACCAGGGCTATATGCCCTTACCCAACCTATTGTTGCAATGGGTAGCTGCAGCTATCGCTCTGGTCAGTGGCCATAGCGTCGGCCGGGAAGGCCCTGCTGTACATTTGGGAGCGGGTACCGCCAGCCAGATTGGGCAGCATTTTCATCTGGCACATCATCGGTTACGAATTCTCGCCGGGTGTGGTGTTGCCAGCGCAATTTCCGCCTCTTTTAACACTCCTATGGCCGGGGTGATTTTTGCGATGGAGGTTGTCTTACTGGAATACAGCATCCGTGGATTTATTCCCATCATTCTCGCCTCAGTTACCGGAGCCATTGTTAGTGAAGCGGTATTCGGTGCAGAAACTGCATTTGTAATTCCGGCGTTCGATATGAAGTCGCTGCTGGAAATCCCTTATATTCTGGCGCTGGGCCTAATGGCCGGACTTACGGCAACCGCCTTTATTTACTCGGTCAAATTGTTCCAGAAAATTAACCACCTGCCTTTGTGGATTAAATGGGGCGGATTAACCAGCACCACTGCCATTGCCAGTCTGTGGCTGCCGCAATTGCTGGGCATTGGTTATGACACGGTCAACGATGCTTTAGCCGGGAAGGTTGTGGTACTCACGTTATTTGCATTAATGGTGGGAAAACTCTTGCTAGCTGCCTGGGCAGCAGCAACCGGCTTTCCGGGAGGGCTCATTGGTCCGAGTTTATTTGTTGGTGCAGCATTAGGCGGAATACTCGGGCAATTATCAGCCTGGTGGTTGCCCGAATACCCGGTGTCGGTTGGCTTTTACGCCATGTTGGGCATGTGCGCCATGATGGGGGCCACACTCAGAGCGCCACTGGCGGCATTGGTTGCCATGTTAGAACTGACCGCCAATCACAATATTATTATGCCGGGAATGTTAGCCATTGTGATTGCCAGCCTGGTGGTCAGCGAAATCTTTAACCTGCCTTCGGTATTTCAGGTTCTGCTGAGCAAAAATCCGTTAATGCAAACACCGTCTCCGGTACAACAAATGTTGCGCAATACCTGGGTGGCTCAGGCTATGACGCGCAACATCGTGTGTGTTAATCGCCATATCAGCCATGACAGTGCCGCATTGATTCTCCAGGACAAACCAGAGTGGTTGATTATCGAGGATGAAAAAGCGCTGCTTTCTACCGCAGATCTGGCACGCGCCATGGCCGACTCACCACAGGAACTCGATTTAATTGCCATCCCGGCTGACCGCGAAGAGTTAGGGCACATTGCCCTGAAAGCGAATTTGCAGGATGCCTTAGACCTGATGCAGGGCAGTCAATTACAATGGCTGGCCGTTTATCGTGATAACAACTTTCAACATTGTGTTGGCGTGGTATCACGGGAACAGATTGAGCACTTTTATCGTTATCAGCCGGAGAATGTCTGA